Sequence from the bacterium genome:
GGCATCACCACCTTCTATCTTAAATATCTTTGCCTTTATGGGAAGCAATTCTTCTGTCTTTTGTGAAAGATAATAAATTACCTCTTTTAGCCTGTTGTTTCCAGAGCCTTTAGATATTATTACATCCTCCTTTAGGTTTTCTATATTTATCAAAATTGCCTTTGTTTTTATCATTTGCTCGTTTTCCTCTACTTCTACAAATAGCAAGAAATCAGCCCCATTTTCTTTTGCTTTTTCTATAGCTTTCTTTTTATCACCTGAAAATTCTTGGGGTATAATAAGGCTTAATTTCTTTGAATAGGAAAGGATGGTTTCAAGAAGATAATTAAGGTAATTAAGGGAATCTGGATAAACGAGGGGACATTTGGAAATTGTAAAGAATATAAGCCTTAATTCTGGCTTTGGAATTTCATCTATCTTTTCTTGATAGGTAATTGTCTTTTTCTTTTTAAAATTTATTCTTTCTGCCATATCAGATGCTTGTATGTTTGTTGGCTCAAGCTCTATAACCTTTATAAGCTCATTTTCTGTATTGCTAAACATCTCCCTTTTTTCATATATCCTTGCAAGGGAAAGCCTTATTTTGGGATCTTGTGGATTTAAAGAAATTGCCCTTTTGTATTCATATATTGCAAGAGAAATCATTCCTTTCTTAAGGTAATCTTCAGCAAGTTTAAGGTGCAAAAATGAACATTCCTTTCTTACATCAGAATATGTAGGTTCATTTAAAAGGGAAATAGCCCTCTCCTTTGAAAATTGCAAAATCTCATTTTCCTTTTCAATTTTTAATCCATCTTCATACATAGACAAAGCATTATTAAAATTTCCCATTTTTTCATAAATAAGGCCTAGGCTATATTTTGCAACCTTGTCTTCTGGCTTTAGGCTTAAAAGCCTTTTATAAAGGTTTTTAGCACCTTTATAATCTTTCTTTTCTATATAAATATTTCCAAGCTCCCTTAATTCATCTATAGGCTCCTTATTCTTTTGTATCGCCTTTTTATATTCCCAGATTGCCTTATCAAGCTCTTGAGTTTGAAAATAAAGCCTTCCTAAGCCTAAA
This genomic interval carries:
- a CDS encoding tetratricopeptide repeat protein — its product is MVKFLTILVLFFTNLYPITAKEEYEEGLFLLSKAKYSEAIIKFNLAISKNPYYKEAYNKLGITYYQNKEYKNAITSFKKAISLDNSYTEAYNNLGLAYEMAEMVDDAIKSYRIAIKQDPTNPEFHYNLASGLYKKGQIFSSIKEYKKTIEIESGFYSAYIKLGDIYWNDKKMKEEAIMFYEDAKAKNPKSHLPHLGLGRLYFQTQELDKAIWEYKKAIQKNKEPIDELRELGNIYIEKKDYKGAKNLYKRLLSLKPEDKVAKYSLGLIYEKMGNFNNALSMYEDGLKIEKENEILQFSKERAISLLNEPTYSDVRKECSFLHLKLAEDYLKKGMISLAIYEYKRAISLNPQDPKIRLSLARIYEKREMFSNTENELIKVIELEPTNIQASDMAERINFKKKKTITYQEKIDEIPKPELRLIFFTISKCPLVYPDSLNYLNYLLETILSYSKKLSLIIPQEFSGDKKKAIEKAKENGADFLLFVEVEENEQMIKTKAILINIENLKEDVIISKGSGNNRLKEVIYYLSQKTEELLPIKAKIFKIEGGDAFINAGSLCGIKEGDIFEVLEKRKSIGKIKIIKASPEISKAIVIPPQTKEILKIKREVRR